Sequence from the Myotis daubentonii chromosome 20, mMyoDau2.1, whole genome shotgun sequence genome:
ttccttccccagccgcTGGCCCCGAAAGGAAGGAGCAGCAGCGAGGCGCGTGCGGACCCTCCCCGTCCTTGATTTGATTTACTTTCGAGTAAATGTAAAACCAACGCCTCCACGTCTCGGCTTGGGAAGGCTTCCTTTGTTCCCGAAACTCGAGGGGAAAAAACCAGACCTCGACTCCTGGGAATTTCAGATCGCCCTTGAATTGATCCAATTGTATGGTCGAGTCTTCATTGGCTTCTGACCCTGAAGGTTGGGGGCATTCATTATGCGAACAGGTAGTTGGGGTTCAGCTGTCTTTTTTGTGGGGAGCCGTCTCTGAGTGACCCCCCACCTGGATCTGGCCATAATTTAAACCTAACGTTGAACAATTCAACAAAACGAAAGGAAACATGTAGGCATGCCTGAATGGGCGACTTAAGATAACGGAGGTGGGTACAGACCCGGTTCTGATCATGCCCAGTGACTGTGGTCAGGCCGGGAAACCCTCACCACGTTACTGAATCAAATGGAAACCTGGTAGAGGCTCAGAAACCTGTTACAATTCAAAGATCCTCCTCAGAAATGCCACTGATGGCAAATATCAGTATTTCTTAGGAACTTACAGATCTCACCATGCTTTCTTCCAAGAAAGGAAAGCAGCTGAGATTGGATCTAGGGGGATGTCTTAACCATTTACCCAGATTCCGATCTCCCAACGAGTTTATAAGCTgcttttaaagtgattttttacACATTTATCTGATTTCGGAATGGTTAAGTTCCAGTGGATTTAAACACTGTCACTAAAAAAGTGGGCGTATCTGCATGCGGGCGGACCCGcctggagacggatagaggagccctgtctcggttcctaagaccatcgaaaatatgtgttttcccatggtcctaggcgaccccggTGAAGGTATGGTCACAAATAACTGCATTTGAACATTTTGCTAAGAGAAAGAACACAccatagaaacagactcagagagaacaggcagacagctctgacgggggtggggtgagaggggtggagggattgagcaaaaagagagaattcaTGGACACTGACTGGGGTATGGGGGAATAAATGGTTAtggaaattaacaaaataaatgaagaaaataaatttgtggggtgttttttttgctttaaagtaCCTTATCAGATCAATTGTAAAACTGAACATATGACAAGTTTATAACTTTAGTAATAACTGACACAGAAATTAATCGAAGAGGAATGAGAGAATTGCCCAGAGCAGAGCAAGGCCATTGTGCCCTCCCCAGCACAACCCTGTCCTCTTGTAcgttcctccttccccttcctcccctggaCAAATGCAAAATGGCAGCAAAGGTTAAATGGGAAGGTGACGGGAAAAAGCTTTGTAGAGGGCAAGAACAGGGTGGGGATAAGAGGAGAgggggtggtaaggagcaaggtacaggtcttcatttttttaataagaaaataagtgttgccctagctggtttggctcagtggacagagcgtcggcctgtggactcaagggtcccaggttcgattcccgtcaagggcatgtaccttggttgcgggcacatccccagtagggggcgtgtaagaggcagctgattgatgtttctaactctattcctctcccttcctctctgtaaaaaatcaataaaatatataaaaaaaagaaaagaagtgttgccctaaccggtttggttcagtggatagagcatcggcctgcggaatgaagggtcccaggttcgattctggtcaagggcatgtaccttggttgcaggcacatccccagtggggagtgtgcaggaggcagctgatcgatgtttctctctcatcgatgtttctaactctctatccctctcccttcttctctctgaaaaatcaataaaatatgttaaaaagaaaataagtgttgacctatgaaccaggacgtcacagttagattcccagtcagggcacatgccgggttgcaggcttgatccccagtgaggggggtCGGGGTgtctgcaggaggcggctggtcaatgattctctcatcagtgatgtttctctctcttcctctcccttcctcactgaaatcaataaaaaaacatattttaaataaagtgttTCCTGCTAGATTGTCCCTGACATGTGATCCAGCCATGCACGTAGGCTTGAAGCCCCAGGCCACAGCCCAGGAGACAACAAGAccacacctgcccctccaggATTGGGTGGCTGGCAGCTGCCTTCTGCTGGTCACGGGACAGGCAGGCCCTATGGCTTCACACCCTTATTGTGGTTGAGTAATTGAGGTCtgtgtttgttgttttcaaaatatatttttgttgatttcagagaggaaaggagagggagagagagaaacatcactgatgagaaacactgatcagctgcctcctacacgccccacactctGAATCaggtccacaacctgggcatgtgccttgagcaggaatggaactgtgaccttctggttcctaggtcaatgctcaacctggGACCCACAGTGGCTGGGCCTTCTGTGTTTACGTCATACTCTGCTCCACCCGGTCAATAACTGCAGGTTCAAAGCTCTGATTTCTTAGTGTGCTTCactgggtgccgggagccggtccatccttgctgtttcaagggacctggcatatatggcatactgttcttaatatgtttgctcaccttcttggcactatgtgttttaaccaaggtcacctctctgagaaaggttgtttccccaggtagggattttcccctgaagttagggagggaataaaaccccttaactaagtgccaggcgggtaattaatcactttaacttcgaacaatcatgcttaagctacataatctttactccctggaatggagataaacgccctaacctttggaatagagattgataggattggaatcaactggtataaatacagatgtaacaagaaaacaggacacagaacctagatacagaacttagacacagaacctagacacagaacctagacacagaacctacacagaacctagatacaagaagaacttcgctggagagaacatggcaaaagatcctggacggaaactggccacagaacctagagacagaacctagcgagagaacatggcaaaagatcctggacagaaactggcaacagaacctagagacagaacctagtgagagaacctggctgaagaacctagagacagaacctggctacagaaactggatagaacatggcaagagaacctgactagaacctggtgactgaacctggcaaaagatcctggagaacctggacagaacctggctggagaacctagtgagggaacatggctacagagcctggctggagaacctaacctagcaagagaacatggacacagaacctggctggagatcctaaccagaacttcgctggagatcctgaccagaacttggctagagatcctggctaggctgctgatcaactgaacgctgtctctgtgtcattccttcttagccgactccgtccacacctttggggacccctggacctgctggggttgggcccCAGCAACTGGGTGGTTGACAGAagtcaatgttttgctctcacattgatgtttctccctctcccttcctctctcaataaaaatcaataaagagagagagagagagagagagagagagagagagagagagagaaagaaatgcaatTGTTTTTCAGGAACACAGAGGAGCCCATGGGTGAGGGTGGCGAGAAATGGGCAGAGAGGTGATGGGCGGTGTCAGGGGCCTGGGGTCTGGAGTGTCCAAGTATTTGGGATGCCTGCCTGACCCGTTCCTTCCTGGTCCCCAGTCCCAAGCTGGGCCCCCACCTCGGAGTGCTGCGGGCCGACCTTTGCACGAAGTTGAGGGCCTTGGTGGCCGCAGCTTCTGACTCCACCCAGCTCTTCCACCAGGGACTGAGGCTTTCAGACACTGGGGCCCGGTACATCCACCTTCCAGAGGTTCAGCGCTGAGGATGTGCCCTGGGCGGGGGAGTCCACTGGGTGCCCTGCGTTCATCCATGAGGCTGTCTACTAGCAGAAGGGCCTTGCCAGCTTCCAGGCTGAAAAGCTCATGGTCTCCGTGCCTCCCCTGCCtgtgctgcctcccacccccaccctgccccctaaCCCAGGCCACACCTGCgctgcctcagcacctgctgtGTACCATGATCCTTGCCACACACCCACCTCCAGCCTCAGTGAACCATTCTATCAGGTGGAAGGTGTGCAGGGAATTAAAAACTAAACAAGAAAGAAATAGGAGAGAAGAACCTGGAAACATGGGTAGAATCAGGTTAAGAGGTTAAGACCTTGCCCTgcctggattggctcagtggacagagcgtcagcctgtggactgaagggtcctaggttccattccggtcaagggtacatgcctgggttgcaagctcgaaccccagtggggggcatgcaggaggcaaccgatcgaagattctctctcatcagtgatgtttctatttctcccactcccttcctctctgaaatcaatagaaatatattaaaaaataaaagaggttaAGACCTTATTTCATGGTCAGATAAGGGCATTACATGTTTTAAGGAGGGAAGCACCATGATCAGATTTTAGTTTTGGGAAGGTTACCCTCAGTTCtgggccttttggctaagatcaagtgtaggaAGATTACTCAGAAGATATGccttaaaaatgttaaagaaagtgAGATGCTGGTCTTTCATCCTTGGAGAAAGACTCACTGACTGGTATCTAAGGAGGGTCAGGTTTGAGGCGGAGAGTGACACATGAGATATGCATGTTAACACTCATGGCCTAAAGGCCCTCACAAAGTATAAATGGAGAAGGAACCCGGGAGCCAGAGGGAACTTCGAGTCGAGGGTGGAAATCAAGACCTCCACCATGTCCTCCATCTGCTTCATCTGCCATTTCTGCCGCCGGCCCCTGATGCCGACCCTGTCCACGGAGACCTCCGGCCTTGACCTCAGCCAAGAACCTGCAGCTTTGACCTCCCCCTCAGCTCAGGGGGAGCCAGGAGACACTCCGGGGgaaggctctgcctccaggacgGATTCGGACCTGGAAGAGCTGCAGGGCGGTGCCTCCGGCTGGACCATCCCTGGTGACGGCGAGATGTCCCGGGACAAGCCCAGCCACTTCACCCTGCTCGGGAAGCTGGCCTCGGGGAGGACCCTCGGGAGCATCCAGGGGACCATCGCGGGCCTTGGCGACGTCCTATCCGGTGAAGAGCTGGGCCACCCCCTGTGCGAGGACTGCACCGACAGTCTCTTGGAGCAGCTGGACACCCAGCTCAGAATCGCAGGGTCTGACAGTCAGACCTACAAGCGCTGTTTGGAGGCCAGGGATGGATTAGGTGAGGACGAGAGGGAGACgctggagcaggagctgaagGCCGTGGAgctggaggaagccaggctggtgcaggagctggaggaggtggagaagaacCGAGACAGGACAGCTGCGGCCCTGGAGGCAGCCCGGGCAGAGACGGAGACGCTGGAGGAGCAGGAAAGGCAGTACCACAAGGACCTCGGTGAACTTCAGTGGCAGCAACAGGAACTGCAGGACGAGCTGTTGAGCTTGGAGGACCGGCTGCTGTACGCCCAGACCCAGCTGTCCAGGCTGAAGAGAACCAACGCCTTCAAGGCCGCGTTTGAGATCTGCTGTGACGGCCCCCTGGCCATCATCAATAGCTTCAGGTTGGGTTGTATCCCCACGGTCCCGGTGAGCTGGAGGGAGATCAGTGCAGCCTGGGGGCAGACAGCCTTGCTGCTCGTGGCCTTGTCCAACACAGTGGGTCTGCAGTTTCAGAGGTACCAGCTCATCCCCCGCGGAGACCACTCCTACCTGAAGTCACTGACAGAGGACCTCGTGGAGCTGCCCTTGTTCTGCACCGGGGAGAAGAGCTCTCTCTTGAACAGCAAGTTTGACCAGGCCATGGTGGCCTTCCTGGACTGCATGCAGCAGTTCAATGAGGCGGCCAAGAAGGGCGAGCCAGCTCTCGACATGCCCTACAGGATCCACGTGGGGCAGGGCctgatggaggacccagggtccGGTGAATTCTACTCCATCAGAACCCACCTGAACACGGAGGAGCGGTGGACAAAGGCACTCAAACTCATGCTTACAAATTTTAAGTGGAGTCTGGACTGGGTCTCCTTAAGGTATCGTCACAAATAACTGCATTggaacattatgctaagagaaagaacacacaatagaaacagacccagagagaacaggcagacagctctgacgggggtggggtgagagggctggagggattgagcaaaaaaagagaattcaTGGACATGGACCGGGGtatgggggaataaatggtgatggaaagtaacaaaataaagcaataaaattgtgggtttgtgttttgttttttgttttttttgttttaaagtatctTACCAGATCAATTATAAAACTGAACATATGACAAGTTTATAACTTTAGTAATAACTGACACAGAAATTAATCGAAGAGGAATGAGAGAATTGCCCACAGCAGAGCAAGGCCATTGTGCCCTCCCCAGCACAACCCTGTCCTCTTGTAcgttcctccttccccttcctcccctggaCAAATGCAAAATGGCAGCAAAGGTTAAATGGGAAGGTGACGGGGAAAAAGCTTTGTAGAGGGCAAGAACAGGGTGGGGATAAGAGGAGAcagggtggtaaggagcaaggtacaggtcttcaattttttttaaaaatatattttattgattttttacagagaggaagggagagagatagagagttagaaacatcaatgagagagacatcgatcagccacctcctgcacatctcctactggggatgtgcccgcaacccaggtacatgcccttgactggaaccgaacctgggacctttcagtccgcaggctgacgctctgtccactgagccaaaccggttgcgGCAGgtcttcaattttttaataagaaaataagtgttgacctatgaaccaggacgtcacagttagattcccagtcagggcacatgcccggttgcaggctcgatccccagtgacgggggcgtgcaggaggcagccagtcaatgattctctgtcatcagtgatgtttctctctcttcctctcccttcctctctgaaatcaataatatatatatatatatatatatatatatatatatatatattttttttttaaataaaatgttttctgctAGAATAATGTCCCTGACATGTGATCCAGCCATGCACGTAGGCTTGAAGCCTCAGGCCACAGTCCAGGGAGACAGCAAGAccacacctgcccctccaggATTGGGTGGCTGGCAGCTGCCTTCTGCTGGACACTGGGACAGGCAGGCCCTATGGCTTCACACCCTTATTGTGGTTGAGTAATTGAGGTctgtgtttgtttaaaaaataaaataaataaataaataaataaatatacatataaaattgatttcagagaggaagagctatagaaacatcaatgatgcgagaaaatcattgatcggctgcctcctccacaccccctactggggatcgaacccacaatccaggcatgtgcccttgactttaatcaaacccaggacccatgtcttgctgctcccctgggggctgtcatcttgaaacagcaaaggccaacccctccttttgaattagccaatcgggAAAGACCGTGTGCCTaagctccaatcaagagcaagGGACAGGTCACGTGGGTTATTAAAGCATCTGCTTCAGAAAGGAACTTGTAGAGattcagagccaagttcaaaCAGGAAACTTTCAGGGGGGTAGGGTAGCATGTGTCTCGTTAGGGACACGGAACAGGCCAGGAGTCATGATTCCCCGTGAGGGCGTCTGCCAGTGATGCTCTAGGAATTTGCTTTTCACAGATTGGGACTTTATGAATTATTTCCATTGCTGAATACACTGCCTGCAATAAGCCATGtgcctcattttaaaatcttacatattatttattatttatatgctGAAATTATAATTGAATCTAAAGGTATACaaattttgccctaaccggtttggctcagtggatagagcgtcggcctgcggactgaagggtcccgggttcgattccggtcaagggcatgtgcctgggttgcgggcacatccccagtggagggtgtgcaggaggcagctgatccatgttcctctcatcaatgttccaaACACtctacccctttcccttcctcgctataaaaaaatcaataaaatatattttaaaaaaataaaggtatacaaattttatattctctatgtcattttacaGAGATTATTACTTACAAAGAAACTGTTGTCTTGGAAtggtatattttatagaaaagcaaagttttttttatcaaatctataaccatgccacttttaaattttgtcatccGCGGACATCTTTATTCTGATGCATTTGTAGGTATATTATGTTTAGAGAAATCCATGAAAACGACTCTGACTTACTCTAAATTGCAGGCTTGTAAGCAGGTCATATTTTTGAACTGGATGAAGATTTATAGAACCTcaaggaataactgaattcaAAAACTACTGGCAAATtatcaggataaacaaaaataactatgggactaaatgaattgaggataattattcttatggctgtttaaaatattgttgacttttaaatcttttgtttcccaaatataaggaaaagaaaagagaagacattCTGCATTGTAGGAACTAACAAATTGGTAACAGGTTCATTTCACAGTTCACTCCCGGGAGACAAAGATTTCAAAGATCATggcttacaaccaggagatttggTGTAAACTTGGATACCTGCTAATCTTTCCCACCTACTGCACAATGATGTTCTGATTATCAGGTATGATAGTGAAATTAATGCTTTGTTAGCCACACATTGGTCTTCTCCTACTATCAATATaagctttggtacattttttTCCTGACTATATCTATTATAAAGAACCCACCTTAGGCAAATACCTCCCTGATAATTCCACTGGTAGAATTGTATATGGATCTAATCTGGATGAATATTGTATAGCTATAGAGATGGATGATGAAAAGCGAAGAAAAACACCTGGATATGATGGCAAAAGGCTTGCAGCAGCCTGTCCTATCTGTCATAGTATATCTTGTCCTCAGACTCACCAGCCATACTCTTGAGGCTGGATgtctgtgaaaaagaaagaaatcaatggaTCCCCATTTCAGAAATTATTGGGATCACTTGGTGGGGAGATATGTCTAACTACCccaccatccttgcatcctggaTGCTTGTGGGAAGCCCTATGGAATACTTAAACTCTAGCTCATCTGGGGGTCACCTTCACCCATTTAACTATGGCATGGGAAACTCAACATTTTTGGGTCCACTCAGTATACCCTAACTGCTCCCAAGCCATAACTACCCAATGGCAACAACATTCCTGGTGGATCCAACAACATTGGCCTCCTAAAAGAAGCAAAAGTGGAATACTTGGAAGAGTAGGGGCTGGCCTTGGTATCCTGGGACAAGCTGAACTTGCAGCTAATGAAGAATGTCATTCATtagaaaaaggttttttttaatctcatataGGTCATATAAAGGGAATACTGCCGGGAACCAagtccagcatgtcataatttcaagagtttcatcaaaaggttgataagacctggggactcaacagggttgagtcacacatgtagtcacctgttgggaatggcttaAAGGCATTTTCCTTAACCTGAATAGGACacatttaaaatctgtttttccattaagcatgactttgggaaaaaataTGCCATTTGAGTCATTGGCTGAAACTTCCCCCcaagcaggatgtgggggaagggaaggaaggagccaCGTGGTGATCCAATatggatgcccccccccccgaatatgctaatttaaagtctccttctcgccatgaaaagttttacaaactTTAGAAATgtatctgggatttctgtgctcATAAAGAGAGAAACTAGCTTGGGACGAAATGTGCGCACAGTCCGATTTTGGCTTTTAATAAGCTACGCTTAAATCTCTGTGATGGTACacaataaaacccaagactgattatttcctaagaaaaatggcAAATTTGACCAAAGGAAAGAATGCAGGCTGGTTCTAGCAACAAGATtgatattttccataataaagagtAGTCTTTAAATGGCGAATGAACCGCATTCCAAAGTTAACTGTTAGGCCGCaaagaaattcagtaaaattgtctctgttacaaaaatgaatctaaaaaataGGCCTTAAAATAACAattggatttgaatctcaagaattattgaaatatattaattataaaagtcTAGGTAGCCCAGGTGAAAACTGGCGACGCCCTTTGTTAATTGGGGGGCTAGTTGCCCTTCCCCCAACAGAACAAGCAGGTAGGCCAAAAAAATTTCCCACCGGTGGCAACTTGTAAAGACGGGCTTGCTTCCCGGTCTCCCATCTTTGGGGCTAGTCACATTTCCAGCAGAAAAGaatatggtcaatttacatctgaaaagaccaggtaggTCAGAACCTGCTTTACAAGCCtcaaatgtggttttccagagccgcTGGAAACTAAAAAGTAAAGTTTAAATTTGCCTCAttaaaaatctagaggacagaattgaaTCTATTGATtgtgtcttgtatttttaaaatttattcttaagaatataaggtgttattaatctaaagaaatgctaaatatttaacttgccagctaagagtttaaagttctagTTAAaagaaattgggagaaattatagtTGTGGTAACTAAATGCATAAgtatagaaatttaattttaagaaaatcttggccgaaaccggtttggctcagtggatagagcgtcggcctgcggactgaagggtcccaggttcgattccggtcaagggcatgtacctgggttgcgggcatatccccagtgggagatgtgcaggaggcagctgatcgatgtttctctctcatcgatgtttctaactctctatctctctcccttcctctctgtataaaatcaataaaatatattaaaaaaaaaaaagaaaatcttgttttctctgaaaataattaggaattcaaaatatattgcTTATTGGTCTAAttgaaaaagaggattaattctcTGATCCCAACCGAAATTTTTAATACTAAAACCGGTTTAAATCTAATTgatatcttaaaataattataaaggtatataatctttaaatcatatatatatatatatatttgatggtctttcaagttggatttcaaaactataaccaaggaataaCCTTGAGACATTTCACGGGCcctgaaaagtttttaaaagttactcttaaatgaaatatttttgaatttaaccaaatttaatatacttgaaatcacatggaaagctttatcaaataaaaattaataaattacattttacttatatacatataagtaAACCCTTATGTGTTATAAGGGTTTTGGCCTCTAAagagggcaaaacaagttattttgtttagcaGTGGAATTTGAagacagaatttaaaaaacaaaagctcctCGCCACCTGCATTTTtaattaggctggaggtggggtaGCATTTGCGCCTTGTGAATCAAACGTAtaactttactaaatttacttgctttgctgttttaataaaaatgcctacttaaattacttaataaattagctttttaaaaatataatcaagaaaaaaaaatataatcaagGTTTCATACAAACTAAGTTATCTGAGAAGCCAATGTCTGTGTAAGCAATttaatcctagtaaagtaaattcttctaagaaaGTTACTAAAGGCTTCCCataatccctctgtatatgcaaataagccaaaagggaatgcagtttaaaaatattattctaaatttaacaaaaaggagaaatttaaagattttcaaatatatttcactaatatttacagaataaactaaaaattattaaaataccaaatctgaaaataagtacagtcatCATAAATGTGTAATGACTTGAAATATATGGCTTTGCGGCAGTAGCTACCAAAACTTCTGTAAGTTCCTCTGTGTAAAAGGAAAACTTTTTTTAGTTGAAACTTTTTCAGTGAGTGTGTCATGAAAGCTCCTCTGTAATGAAATAAAGAGAGGTTTTCTTCAAACATTTGAAGGACTATAATGAAATTACTAGGTCTTCTATAGAAAGCTGAATGATCTGCATTTTTTCCTGTTTGATaaagtttatataaatttattcagACGAGTTGCAGAAGTGTGATTACTGTCCATAACCTaagacaagtaaagttaaaaaataaacctttagaCTAATTTATTGAAATAAGTGAATATTTGAGAAAACTTAATTGTACTGAACAGGAAAGTGTTCCTGAAGCATTAACTAAATTTTGTTATTGATGGTTCATCTCATAGTAAAAATTGCTTAATAAACAATAAATCCAGAGCAGTCATATTTctttgcaaaaaaattaaaattaaaagttatcaagactgcattgtaaaatttccaaaagcctcctaatatttaaatcaaaaaaggggggatagtggaataatgcCCTGTAAGTAAAAGCCTTAATTACATCAAaaaattttttactttgaaaattaattttcatttgtaatgctaaTAACAACACACCCATGAAAGCacacatggtgtcaaaataagccaaaggaaaattgtttgggcaaaaaataaaaaggatcccAAATCTAATTTATAgatgattcctttattaacctttggttgagaatatgtttgtatattttcagaaaactccAAGCCCATGTGGATTCCTACAAAAACAGATCCCAGAGAAGAACTGAcaggactgctccagccacacaaTAGCAGTGGCCCCATGAGACAAGAAGAAGAGGAGCAGTCCAGAAAggaagatggtgaagacgccttgccatgctagcggTCAGT
This genomic interval carries:
- the LOC132222384 gene encoding beclin-2-like produces the protein MHVNTHGLKALTKYKWRRNPGARGNFESRVEIKTSTMSSICFICHFCRRPLMPTLSTETSGLDLSQEPAALTSPSAQGEPGDTPGEGSASRTDSDLEELQGGASGWTIPGDGEMSRDKPSHFTLLGKLASGRTLGSIQGTIAGLGDVLSGEELGHPLCEDCTDSLLEQLDTQLRIAGSDSQTYKRCLEARDGLGEDERETLEQELKAVELEEARLVQELEEVEKNRDRTAAALEAARAETETLEEQERQYHKDLGELQWQQQELQDELLSLEDRLLYAQTQLSRLKRTNAFKAAFEICCDGPLAIINSFRLGCIPTVPVSWREISAAWGQTALLLVALSNTVGLQFQRYQLIPRGDHSYLKSLTEDLVELPLFCTGEKSSLLNSKFDQAMVAFLDCMQQFNEAAKKGEPALDMPYRIHVGQGLMEDPGSGEFYSIRTHLNTEERWTKALKLMLTNFKWSLDWVSLRYRHK